A stretch of the Pogoniulus pusillus isolate bPogPus1 chromosome 14, bPogPus1.pri, whole genome shotgun sequence genome encodes the following:
- the AZIN1 gene encoding antizyme inhibitor 1 isoform X2 — MAPIKPFYPVRCNSTPGVLEILGTLGVGFACSSKSEMALVQDLGISPENIIYTNPCKQASQIKYAAKAGINIMTCDNDVELKKIARNHPNAKLLLHIATEGITADEEVNMKFGTTLKNCRHLMECAKELGVQIVGVKFHVSGSCKELQSYIHAIADARCVFDMAEEFGFKMNMLDIGGGFTGSELQLEEVNHSIRPLLEVYFPKESGVHVIAEPGCYYVSSAFTLAVNIIAKKSAEYEKLLPSGVEQTRNDDEPVFTYYINDGVYGSFASKLSEKLNAIPEVHKKYKEDEPLFASSLWGPSCDELDQVVESCLLPELSVGDWLIFDNMGSGTLGEQSAFNDYQRPLIYYMMSFSDWDEMQDAAIASDTLMKNFFFVPSCVQLGPEDRFSTAA; from the exons ATGGCACCAATAAAACCATTTTACCCTGTAAGATGCAACTCTACTCCAGGTGTACTTGAAATTTTGGGAACCCTTGGGGTCGGATTTGCATGTTCCAGCAAA TCTGAAATGGCATTGGTGCAAGACCTGGGCATTTCTCCTGAAAACATCATCTATACAAATCCTTGTAAGCAAGCTTCTCAGATCAAGTATGCAGCAAAAGCTGGGATAAACATCATGACTTGTGACAATGATGTTGAGCTGAAGAAAATTGCACGGAACCATCCAAATGCTAA GCTCTTACTGCACATTGCCACAGAAGGCATTACTGCTGATGAGGAGGTGAATATGAAGTTTGGCACCACTCTGAAGAATTGTAGGCACCTCATGGAATGTGCTAAGGAGCTGGGAGTCCAAATAGTTGGTGTCAA ATTTCATGTTTCGGGCTCTTGCAAGGAACTGCAAAGCTACATTCATGCTATAGCTGATGCTCGGTGTGTGTTTGACATGGCT GAAGAATTTGGCTTTAAGATGAACATGTTGGATATTGGTGGGGGCTTCACAGGTTCAGAGCTTCAGCTGGAAGAG GTTAATCATTCCATCAGGCCATTGCTGGAGGTCTACTTCCCTAAGGAATCTGGTGTCCATGTGATTGCAGAGCCTGGGTGTTACTACGTCTCCTCTGCATTCACACTGGCAGTTAACATCATTGCAAAGAAGAGCGCTGAGTATGAGAAACTTCTTCCTTCTGGAG tGGAGCAAACCAGGAATGATGATGAACCAGTATTTACATACTACATAAATGATGGTGTCTATGGTTCCTTTGCAAGTAAATTGTCTGAGAAACTGAATGCTATCCCAGAGGTTCACAAG aaATACAAGGAAGATGAGCCTCTGTTTGCAAGCAGCCTTTGGGGTCCATCCTGTGATGAGCTTGATCAAGTTGTGGAAAGCTGTCTTCTCCCTGAGCTGAGCGTTGGAGATTGGCTGATCTTTGACAACATGGGCTCTGGCACCTTGGGTGAACAGTCTGCCTTCAACGACTATCAGAGGCCACTGATTTACTACATGATGTCTTTCAGTGACTG GGATGAGATGCAAGACGCTGCAATCGCTTCAGACACattgatgaagaacttcttctttgTGCCTTCTTGCGTTCAGCTGGGCCCAGAAGACCGCTTTTCCACTGCAGCTTAA
- the AZIN1 gene encoding antizyme inhibitor 1 isoform X1, whose amino-acid sequence MKGFLEDANYSIGLLDEGATLADVIDNCIYEHTHTEKRAFYVGDLGKLVKKNIQWQNVMAPIKPFYPVRCNSTPGVLEILGTLGVGFACSSKSEMALVQDLGISPENIIYTNPCKQASQIKYAAKAGINIMTCDNDVELKKIARNHPNAKLLLHIATEGITADEEVNMKFGTTLKNCRHLMECAKELGVQIVGVKFHVSGSCKELQSYIHAIADARCVFDMAEEFGFKMNMLDIGGGFTGSELQLEEVNHSIRPLLEVYFPKESGVHVIAEPGCYYVSSAFTLAVNIIAKKSAEYEKLLPSGVEQTRNDDEPVFTYYINDGVYGSFASKLSEKLNAIPEVHKKYKEDEPLFASSLWGPSCDELDQVVESCLLPELSVGDWLIFDNMGSGTLGEQSAFNDYQRPLIYYMMSFSDWDEMQDAAIASDTLMKNFFFVPSCVQLGPEDRFSTAA is encoded by the exons ATGAAAGGATTCCTCGAGGATGCAAATTACTCCATTGGTCTGTTGGATGAAGGAGCAACTCTTGCAGATGTTATTGACAACTGTATTTATGAACATACTCAT ACTGAAAAAAGAGCATTTTATGTTGGTGATCTTGGAAAGCTGGTGAAGAAGAACATACAATGGCAGAATGTGATGGCACCAATAAAACCATTTTACCCTGTAAGATGCAACTCTACTCCAGGTGTACTTGAAATTTTGGGAACCCTTGGGGTCGGATTTGCATGTTCCAGCAAA TCTGAAATGGCATTGGTGCAAGACCTGGGCATTTCTCCTGAAAACATCATCTATACAAATCCTTGTAAGCAAGCTTCTCAGATCAAGTATGCAGCAAAAGCTGGGATAAACATCATGACTTGTGACAATGATGTTGAGCTGAAGAAAATTGCACGGAACCATCCAAATGCTAA GCTCTTACTGCACATTGCCACAGAAGGCATTACTGCTGATGAGGAGGTGAATATGAAGTTTGGCACCACTCTGAAGAATTGTAGGCACCTCATGGAATGTGCTAAGGAGCTGGGAGTCCAAATAGTTGGTGTCAA ATTTCATGTTTCGGGCTCTTGCAAGGAACTGCAAAGCTACATTCATGCTATAGCTGATGCTCGGTGTGTGTTTGACATGGCT GAAGAATTTGGCTTTAAGATGAACATGTTGGATATTGGTGGGGGCTTCACAGGTTCAGAGCTTCAGCTGGAAGAG GTTAATCATTCCATCAGGCCATTGCTGGAGGTCTACTTCCCTAAGGAATCTGGTGTCCATGTGATTGCAGAGCCTGGGTGTTACTACGTCTCCTCTGCATTCACACTGGCAGTTAACATCATTGCAAAGAAGAGCGCTGAGTATGAGAAACTTCTTCCTTCTGGAG tGGAGCAAACCAGGAATGATGATGAACCAGTATTTACATACTACATAAATGATGGTGTCTATGGTTCCTTTGCAAGTAAATTGTCTGAGAAACTGAATGCTATCCCAGAGGTTCACAAG aaATACAAGGAAGATGAGCCTCTGTTTGCAAGCAGCCTTTGGGGTCCATCCTGTGATGAGCTTGATCAAGTTGTGGAAAGCTGTCTTCTCCCTGAGCTGAGCGTTGGAGATTGGCTGATCTTTGACAACATGGGCTCTGGCACCTTGGGTGAACAGTCTGCCTTCAACGACTATCAGAGGCCACTGATTTACTACATGATGTCTTTCAGTGACTG GGATGAGATGCAAGACGCTGCAATCGCTTCAGACACattgatgaagaacttcttctttgTGCCTTCTTGCGTTCAGCTGGGCCCAGAAGACCGCTTTTCCACTGCAGCTTAA